The Wolbachia endosymbiont of Ctenocephalides felis wCfeT genomic interval CAAATCCGCTTCAGCTAAGCTATATCCAGAAAGAATACGTGCTATTTCCATTACCTGTTCTTGGTAAATTATTACTCCAAACGTTTCCTTTAACACTCCTTCAAGTAGTGGATGAATATAATCTGGCTTTTCAAGTCCGTGTTTTCTTGCAACGTAAGTTGGAATGTTATCCATCGGTCCAGGACGATAAAGAGAGATTAAAGCTATGATATCCTCAATGTAATCTGGTTTTAATTTAATTAGAGCTTCTCTCATTCCAGAGCTTTCAAGCTGGAATACGCCAATTGCATCGCCGCTTGAGAGCATTTCGTAAGTTTTGCTATCATTTAAAGGAACTGAAGAAATATCAATCTTTTTTTCGTTACGATTAATTAAGCGGCAAACATGGTCTATTAGCGTCAAAGTACCAAGCCCAAGAAAATCAAATTTTATCAGCCCAGCTTTTTCCACATATTTCATGCTATATTGGGTGATTGGCAGAGATGAGTTTGGATCATAATACACGGGAACAAAATTTTCTAATTTTTGGTCGCATATTACGATCCCAGCAGCATGAGTTGAAACATGTCGATATATTCCCTCGAGCTTTAGCGATATATCAAGCAGTTTTGCAATTACTTCATCGCTGTCACGTTCTTTTTGTAAATTTTGGTCCAATTCAATTGCCTGTGATAGAGTAACTGGATTCACCGGATTGAACGGCACCATTTTAGATATCTTATCTACCTGAGAGTAAGGCATCTGCAGCACCCTACCAACATCGCGCAGCACAGCTCTTGCTTGCAATTTTCCAAAAGTAATTATTTGCGCAACATAACCATATTTTTTCTGAACATAATCAACAACTTGGTCTCTTTTTTCTTGGCAGAAGTCGATATCAAAGTCAGGCATTGAAACACGATCAGGGTTTAAGAACCTTTCAAATATCAGGCCAAATTTTATGGGATCAAGATCGGTAATCTGCAAGCTCCAGGCAACAATTGATCCAGCACCAGAGCCCCTTCCAGGGCCAACTGGAATACCATTTGCTTTACTCCAGCGAATAAAATCAGAAACTATAAGAAAGTAACCAGAGTAATTCATTGAAGTAATTACACTCAGTTCATAATCCAGCCGATCGTAGTATTGCTTAAGGTTGGCATCCATTGAGGATTCAGTATCACCAAGTTTAGTGTCATTCCAGCGCGTGACGCTGGAATAGGATTGTGCTATACGCAATTTTAACCCAGCAGTGGCCTGTTCTCTTAACTCTTCATTTTCAGTTTTACCTTTTCCGCAAGGAAATTTAGGCAAAATAGGTTGCCTACTTCTTGTCATATAAGAGCATCTTTGTGCTATTACTAGAGTATTATAAAGCGCTTCTGGAATATCGCTGAATAATTGTTCCATTTCTGCCACAGATTTGAAATAGTGCTCAGCAGTCAATTTTTTCCTATTATTTTCCAATGCATAACTTCCTTCTGATATGCAGGTTAGTATGTCATAAGCCTCATAATCAGACCTATTGGGAAAAAACACATCATTTGTTGCAACTAGTGGAATATTGTTCTTATAGGCAAAATCTATTAAAATTTCTTCAGATTCTAACTCTTTACTTAAGCCGTGGCGTTGCAATTCAACATATAGGCGGCCATTAAATGCGGCCATTAATTGATCAATTGCTTTTCCATCTTGCTTCAATAATAACTGTGCTAGTATTCCGTCAGTCAAAGCAATCAATCCTGAATTGAAATTTAGTAATTCATCAAAAGTGATGTAAGAAATATCACCATCATTTTTACGCTTTTTGAAAGATTCACTAACTAAAGTGACTAAATTGGCATACCCTTGTTCATTTTTTGCAAGCAGCAGTATAGATAAATTCTGGTCTGAATGTTTTACTATGATATTACACCCAATTATTAGCTGTATCCCTTTGCTTGCTGCGTATTCTGCAAACTCAAGTGAGCCGAATAAATTGCCTGAGTCGGTCATTGCAACTGCTGGCATCTTATTTCGTATGCACAGGCTGATTAGTTCCTCAATTTTGACAGAGCTTTCAAGTAACGAATAAACGCTATGAACACGTAAATGTATGAACATAAATGTTTTAGATCAGTGATAAGAAAATAGCATTGATTTATTTCTGAATACACAAATTTTTGTATCTGTAAAGGTCACCTAATTTGTTGACACTATTAGTTGTACAGGTTGCTTTAAAATATAAAGTAAATTGCCCTTCAAAGTTGCAACCGGCTGTGCTACGCACTACTTAAACGACGCTCTCGGGTTTTATCAAAGCAAATAACGCCCATTGCAACGGTGAGCTGAGCAACTGCTGCTAATATATAACCGATTACTATAGTGGCAGTTGATGCGGGAGGACCTATTGTAAACAATGTAATAGCAACGACAGTGAAATTATTTGTTGCATGAGCAATAGTGACTGGCCAAACAGAATTATCTTTTTCAAATAGCCAGGTGAACATTATGGACATTGTACAAATCACAAGAATGTAAGAACACATAATCGGAAATGTAAATCCATCTTTCCATAACATCGCAGATTCAGCTGAGCCAGGGGCAATATATAGTGGTATATGCCATATTGCCCAAATAAAACCGACAATAATTGCTCTTGCATAAAAGTTCGGTATTTGGCTTCTAAGCTTTTTAAGCAGATAGCCACGCCAACCAATCTCTTCGCCAAGAGAAGTGATAATTAGCATTATAAAAGTCGACAGTAAGATAAAGAATATCTGTACTGCATTAAGATATTTCACTTTCTCTAACGTGTATACATATTCTCCTGTTGCCACAAATGTGAAAATTAAGATAGCTAGCAGAAGCGCTATAACCCTAGCTGCCAGCATAATCACAAACCCTAATGAACAGTTCTTTAGAGAACTAAGTTTAAAAAGATCACTTACTCTTTGTTTATTGCAAGCTGTTAGTAAAATTGCAACTAAAGCCGGGATAAATGTTGTAAGTGCTGCGTATTGTGTAGGTAAACTCCAAGCTATGATACATGTTAATAAATAGGTAATTGCAACAAATAATGTACAATTAACAATGGTTGAATTCATGTGCACACTAATTTCCTTTCCGCATTATTGATATTTGTTTGGAAGTTGTCAATAGAATATGTTTTCTAGTATAAATAGAGTATTTTTTTTAATTACTATTAATAATTGAATTTTTGTGTATATTTCTCCTTATAGTTATGTAAATTGCGCTATTTAGTTGGCACACCTTTCTCGTGTTTCTAAATGGTGTCATTCTAGCGCGTGACGCTAGAATGGCTTTGTTGCATCGCTCTTTGGATAGGAGACAATGCATAATAAATTCATGAAGCTATCTCAAATTTAGCCATGCCTATTTCAGTAAATTTGTTCAGCAAATAACACTTGAGTAGCATTTCTTTCTCACGGTTAATCTCAGATTTGTTCCTAAAACTAAACCCAAATGTTTGCTTCAGTCGCGAGAAAAAACTTTCTATATAAGATCTCTTCCCATAATTTATCTCTTTTTTCCACTTCTTCATACCATCTTCACCATATGACTTTATGAGCTTGATTGTAGAATTTCTCTCAGCCATATAATCCAGCTTTGGATGCTCCACTGCATTGTTTTGCAGAGGAATTTTTGTCTTTATGCCAAGCTCATTGCACAATTTGTATAACTTCTTTCGATTATATGCTCTGTCTGCATATAGTGTGCTTATATTGTATTTAGCATTAGCCCTTGCAATAAGATCACAGGCTCCATAGTGGTCAGAATAAACTCCACTACTGTATTTTGCAGCTATGACTTTTTTGCTACCTATCTCCAGCATTACATGCAATTTTCTTGTTTGCTTATAGCCACGGTACTTTCTATCTGTACCGTTTGCCTTACTATGGCCTGGAATATTATTGTAGATGCTTATTCCAGTGCTATCTATGGCGATCTCAATATTTTCCATACTGTTTTTATCATGTCTTCGATCATTAATTTTTAAGTTAAGCTTTTTGAATCTTCTGGAAGCCTGGGAATAGCTGATAACTTGCAAATTTTTTCCTATTTGCTCAAGGTATCCCGCTATAAACCCCACCGTTTGTCTTAGGCCTATTCTAAACAAATAAGTTATTATGTGAATTAGAATTACGACTTTATCACTATAAATATTGTTGCTACCGGCCATTTTGGGACTTTTTTCGTACCAATTTTCTATGGCATCGTTGACGTAATAAAAAATATTTCCTCTTTCTTGGAGAAATTTGTTATATTCGTAGCAGTTACTGACTTTCATTTTGACTGGCATATTTTTCCTTTGTCAGTTAAATGCCTGTTTATAATGAATTTTGTCAGTAACTCCCAGTTCTTTTTACTTTAGCTATGCAACAAAGCCCGCTAGAATCCAGGTCTTTTTGACTTGATCCTATAATCAAGCCATAGTATGACAAAGATGCTTTATTATTAAAACGTTTTTATTAATTTCATAAGTGTAGCTCTCCATTCTACTTCCTTTGAAAATATCATTACTAAAATACTTTATTATTAAAATACTTTTATTAATTTCATAGGTATAGCTACCCATTCTACCTCCCATTAAAAATATCATTATTAATATATAAATTTTATCTAATATTCTTAATTTTAGTCGACTTTTTAATAGGATTATGGGAAATTATATGAAAATCAGTTATTTCCAAAACGGAAATAACTGGTCTTTAAAAGTATATTGCCGCATGATAGTAGCGTTAAAGTTGTAATTTTGGAGTTTATGGAAGCTTTGGTGTTTGTATGGTTGTGTTTGGAATAATGTTCGTACATCTTTGTGTTTAAATTGCTAATTTTACCTTGAAAAAATTGAGTTTTAATGCTATTAAATAGTTATAGACTTTGTCTTATGTTAGTTATGAACATGAAAAGTGATAGCACTAAAGTAAAACTGCCGATATTCCTCGATTATCAGTCTACCACCAAAGTAGATCCTAGAGTTTTAGAGGTGATGATACCATATTTTGGTGAGTTTGCCAATCCGCACTCTCGTAGCCATAAATTTGGCTGGACTGCTGAAGAAGCAGTGGAAAAAGCAAGGCAATATATTGCTGAATTAATAGGCGCGGATAGCAAAGAGATTGTGTTTACGTCAGGCGCAACTGAGTCAAATAACTTGGCAATTAAGGGAGTGGCTAACTTTTATAAGAACAAAGGTGATCATATAATCACTGTTTGCACTGAACATAAATGTGTTCTTGATTCCTGCCGACATCTGGAAAATGAAGGTTTTAAAGCTACATATCTGCCTGTTAAGCAAAACGGAATTATAGATTTGTCAAAACTCGAGGAAGCAATAACTGAAAAAACAATTCTAGTCTCAGTAATGATGGTAAATAATGAAATTGGAGTAATCCAGCCTTTGAAGGAGATAGGTGAGATATGCAGAAAACATAACATATTTTTCCACACTGATGCTGCTCAAGCCTTTGGGAAAATTCCAATTGATGTAAATGAGTTAAACATTGATTTAATGAGCATTTCTAGCCATAAGATTTATGGTCCTATGGGAATAGGTGCATTATATGTTCGTAGAAAGAATCCACGTGTAAGATTGACGCCACTTATTAGTGGTGGTGGCCAGGAAAGGGGTATGCGCTCTGGCACAGTTCCAACTCCCCTTGCAGTTGGTTTTGGGGAAGCTGCACGTATCGCTAAAGAAGAAATGCAAGAGGAAGAAATTAGACTGGAAGGATTGAGAGATATTTTATACCAAAGAGTAAAAGAGGCATTTCCTGATGTTGTATTAAATGGTGATTATGAGAATAGAATACCTGGCAATTTGAACTTAAGTTTTCCTTACATTGAAGGTGAGTCACTTATTATGGCAATAAAGGATTTAGCAGTAAGTTCTGGTTCTGCATGCACGTCTGCATCACTTGAGCCTTCTTATGTTATAAGATCACTGAATAATGGCCATGATCTTGAGCACTCTTCAATTAGATTTGGACTTGGTCGATTTACCACTAAAGAAGAAGTGGAATACGCGTCGAGCCTTGTGGCTAAAAATGTTGGTCGACTGAGAGAAATGAGTCCGCTTTGGGAAATGGTGCAAGATGGTATAGATTTAAGCACCGTAAAGTGGGATGCTCATTGATTATGGTTGCGATTTTATCAATAGCTGGT includes:
- the dnaE gene encoding DNA polymerase III subunit alpha codes for the protein MFIHLRVHSVYSLLESSVKIEELISLCIRNKMPAVAMTDSGNLFGSLEFAEYAASKGIQLIIGCNIIVKHSDQNLSILLLAKNEQGYANLVTLVSESFKKRKNDGDISYITFDELLNFNSGLIALTDGILAQLLLKQDGKAIDQLMAAFNGRLYVELQRHGLSKELESEEILIDFAYKNNIPLVATNDVFFPNRSDYEAYDILTCISEGSYALENNRKKLTAEHYFKSVAEMEQLFSDIPEALYNTLVIAQRCSYMTRSRQPILPKFPCGKGKTENEELREQATAGLKLRIAQSYSSVTRWNDTKLGDTESSMDANLKQYYDRLDYELSVITSMNYSGYFLIVSDFIRWSKANGIPVGPGRGSGAGSIVAWSLQITDLDPIKFGLIFERFLNPDRVSMPDFDIDFCQEKRDQVVDYVQKKYGYVAQIITFGKLQARAVLRDVGRVLQMPYSQVDKISKMVPFNPVNPVTLSQAIELDQNLQKERDSDEVIAKLLDISLKLEGIYRHVSTHAAGIVICDQKLENFVPVYYDPNSSLPITQYSMKYVEKAGLIKFDFLGLGTLTLIDHVCRLINRNEKKIDISSVPLNDSKTYEMLSSGDAIGVFQLESSGMREALIKLKPDYIEDIIALISLYRPGPMDNIPTYVARKHGLEKPDYIHPLLEGVLKETFGVIIYQEQVMEIARILSGYSLAEADLLRRAMGKKIKEEMDKQRELFVQGATKNGVDYDRASYIFDLVAKFAGYGFNKSHAAAYAIISYQTAYLKANYPLEFFTALMNLNIDDRDKLNLFYHAAKFSGITVLPPDINKSQAEFSIEDKCIRYGIAALRNVGFSIAQGIVDIRSSAYKDIWVFIQNSGHVINKRALESLIKAGACDSVHKNRRQLYESMDTLVYFANKNKQDKESNQAALFGNIDVLKPKLEDIEDFGEEEKLEHELFSLGFYLTNHPLKKFTTLLEKLNIGFIGKNKTAKIAGVILNARMRTSERGRFAILTLSDPYNVSEIAFYNDNIIEEKRDLFLPGTFVVIDLEVSENTTRLVGKDISEFKERITFMIKELVLTTECSDSQKAATELNAVLKDEGKTRIMLKFILEKNKVSILLPGSYSLAPQVIYEISNFSWIKGVEINTNNLLI
- a CDS encoding CPBP family intramembrane glutamic endopeptidase, which encodes MNSTIVNCTLFVAITYLLTCIIAWSLPTQYAALTTFIPALVAILLTACNKQRVSDLFKLSSLKNCSLGFVIMLAARVIALLLAILIFTFVATGEYVYTLEKVKYLNAVQIFFILLSTFIMLIITSLGEEIGWRGYLLKKLRSQIPNFYARAIIVGFIWAIWHIPLYIAPGSAESAMLWKDGFTFPIMCSYILVICTMSIMFTWLFEKDNSVWPVTIAHATNNFTVVAITLFTIGPPASTATIVIGYILAAVAQLTVAMGVICFDKTRERRLSSA
- a CDS encoding IscS subfamily cysteine desulfurase, coding for MKSDSTKVKLPIFLDYQSTTKVDPRVLEVMIPYFGEFANPHSRSHKFGWTAEEAVEKARQYIAELIGADSKEIVFTSGATESNNLAIKGVANFYKNKGDHIITVCTEHKCVLDSCRHLENEGFKATYLPVKQNGIIDLSKLEEAITEKTILVSVMMVNNEIGVIQPLKEIGEICRKHNIFFHTDAAQAFGKIPIDVNELNIDLMSISSHKIYGPMGIGALYVRRKNPRVRLTPLISGGGQERGMRSGTVPTPLAVGFGEAARIAKEEMQEEEIRLEGLRDILYQRVKEAFPDVVLNGDYENRIPGNLNLSFPYIEGESLIMAIKDLAVSSGSACTSASLEPSYVIRSLNNGHDLEHSSIRFGLGRFTTKEEVEYASSLVAKNVGRLREMSPLWEMVQDGIDLSTVKWDAH